From the Xylanibacillus composti genome, the window TGATCCAGCCAGCGAAATTCAAAGCGCGCCTTGGACAGCGCGTCATCGCGCTGCTGTGCGAGCGGATGGCCTTTGGCGAGATCCGCTGCATGAGCCGCAATTTTGTAGGCGATGACGCCCTCGCGCACATCGTCCTTATTCGGCAGGCCGAGGTGCTCTTTGGGCGTGACGTAGCAGAGCATGGCGGTGCCAAACCATCCAATCATCGCCGCTCCGATGGCGGATGTAATATGATCGTAGCCTGGCGCGATGTCTGTAGTCAGCGGTCCCAAGGTGTAGAAGGGAGCCTCTTGGCATATTTCTTGCTGGAGGTCTACATTTTCCTTGATTTTATGCATAGGTACATGGCCCGGCCCTTCGATCATCACCTGCACGTCATAGTTCCAGGCGATTTGAGTCAGCTCGCCAAGAGTCCTCAACTCGGCAAACTGCGCTTCGTCGTTCGCATCGGCGATTGATCCGGGACGCAGGCCGTCGCCCAGAGAGATGGCCACATCATAGCGGCTCAGGATTTCGCAGATTTCCTCAAAGTGTGTATACAGGAAGCTCTCCTCGTGATGAGCGAGACACCAAGCGGCCATAATGGAGCCGCCGCGGGAGACTATGCCGGTCGTGCGGTTGACCGTAAGCGGAATATAGCGCAGCAGCACCCCGGCATGAATGGTGAAATAGTCCACGCCCTGCTCCGCTTGCTCGATCAAGGTGTCGCGGTACACTTCCCAGGTCAGATCCTCGGCTTTGCCATTTACTTTTTCCAGCGCTTGATAGATCGGAACCGTACCGACCGGGACCGGACAGTTGCGGATAATCCACTGCCGTGTCGTGTGGATGTCCTTGCCTGTGGACAAATCCATCAAGGTATCGGCGCCCCAGAATGTAGCCCAGCGCATCTTCTCGACTTCTTCCTCAATCGACGAGGTGACGGCGGAATTGCCGATATTGGCGTTGACCTTCACGAGGAAGTTCTTGCCGATAATCATCGGCTCGCTCTCCGGGTGATTGATGTTGGAAGGGATGATGGCCCGGCCTTCGGCTACTTCCTTGCGCACGAATTCCGGATCGAGTCCTTCCCGGATGGCGATGAATTCCATTTCCGGCGTGATCTGTCCTTGGCGTGCGTAGTGCATTTGCGTTACCCGCTTGCCCTGCTTGGCCCGAAGCGGACGGCGGCGCAAGCCCGGTATCTCGCGGCGGGCGGCTGCGGCCGCACTCGCTTGCGCGTTTTCGCCTGCGGGTTTCACTGGAAGCCCGTCGTCCTCCGGCTTCCAGGCGCGCCCTTCGTACGCTTCGACATCTCCCCGCTCTTCAATCCAGGCGAGGCGCAGCGGCGGAAGCCCCAGGCGTACATCTGTCTGCACGTCGGGATCTGTGTATGGCCCGCTCGTATCGTACACGCGCACGGGCGGATTGTGGGCAGTTCCTTGATCAGTGTTCGTGACGTGCTGCTCGATTTCCCGAAGCGGCACGCGTATGTCCGGGCGCGACCCTGACTTGTATACTTTGCGGCTGTTGGGAAAAGCGTTCAGCATGTCCGTGGATGTCGGGTTTGACATGGACATCAGGCCTCCTTGTGATTAGGTTGCATTGAGCTCGCCAATCGATTCTGACCTTGCCTTACCTGCGCATGTACCCGACCGATTGGGTAGAAGTGAAAGAAGTGCATACAAAATTGAAAAAAAGCCGGTTTCCGTGAAGGAAACCGGCTGGAAGCCGCGCGGCAGTTGGCACGCCATGGCTATCCAAGGCGAGTGCTGCATGCGGCATCTGTGCTGTACGGTCCGGTTACTTTCCTACGCTGGTATGATCCAGATCAGGTTCAAGGGTTAAAAGCCTTCCCGGCTTTCTCTCAGCCCAAGCATCTATGGGCACCCCTAGCGACCAATGCGAATTATGAAGTTCCCTTTTACCATAATACACGTTGCGGCGAAATGCAAGAACCTTAGGAGTAGCTTTTGGAAAATGGGGAGCTCGCGTCATCATTTCGGGAGATGCGGGGCTCACGTCATGCTTGGAGAGATGCGAGGCTAGCGTCATGATTCGGGCGGAGCGGGGCCGCTTCATGCTTGGGGAGATGCGGGGTCGCGTTATGCTTGAAGAGATGCAGGGTCGCGTCATGATTCGGGCGGAGCGGGGCCGCTTCATGCTTGGGAGATGCGGTCTCACGTCAT encodes:
- the thiC gene encoding phosphomethylpyrimidine synthase ThiC; amino-acid sequence: MSNPTSTDMLNAFPNSRKVYKSGSRPDIRVPLREIEQHVTNTDQGTAHNPPVRVYDTSGPYTDPDVQTDVRLGLPPLRLAWIEERGDVEAYEGRAWKPEDDGLPVKPAGENAQASAAAAARREIPGLRRRPLRAKQGKRVTQMHYARQGQITPEMEFIAIREGLDPEFVRKEVAEGRAIIPSNINHPESEPMIIGKNFLVKVNANIGNSAVTSSIEEEVEKMRWATFWGADTLMDLSTGKDIHTTRQWIIRNCPVPVGTVPIYQALEKVNGKAEDLTWEVYRDTLIEQAEQGVDYFTIHAGVLLRYIPLTVNRTTGIVSRGGSIMAAWCLAHHEESFLYTHFEEICEILSRYDVAISLGDGLRPGSIADANDEAQFAELRTLGELTQIAWNYDVQVMIEGPGHVPMHKIKENVDLQQEICQEAPFYTLGPLTTDIAPGYDHITSAIGAAMIGWFGTAMLCYVTPKEHLGLPNKDDVREGVIAYKIAAHAADLAKGHPLAQQRDDALSKARFEFRWLDQFNLSLDPFRAQEFHDETLPAEGAKTAHFCSMCGPKFCSMRISHELRAYADQKNIDVDSAIQKGMEEKAKQYQETAGK